In a single window of the Diachasmimorpha longicaudata isolate KC_UGA_2023 chromosome 16, iyDiaLong2, whole genome shotgun sequence genome:
- the LOC135170339 gene encoding 1-acyl-sn-glycerol-3-phosphate acyltransferase beta-like, protein MELLKCLVAAVVIVIACAFESRDKFRYYGKFVLYGVWSSIVAVIMLPWIILDSPGHVKHARHASILLRLYTKLLGIEWELRGVEQIEKVDACVVVVNHQSILDILGLFNIWTTLGNLAAVAKNALFWVIPFGPIAWLAGTVFIDRKNGKASMETLITVVDKSRGQATKLLIFPEGTRNKNILSNGIQPFKKGAFKIAIDNRLPILPLVFSPYYFIDEKTCFFGHGRVIINALEPISTENLGPLDVEELTKKTHSVMQKEFESLTKEVLSTVRQDYPANVQWLQEHLKARNS, encoded by the exons ATGGAACTCTTAAAGTGTCTGGTGGCCGCGGTTGTCATCGTCATTGCGTGTGCGTTCGAGAGCCGGGACAAGTTCAGATATTATGGGAAGTTTGTGCTTTATGGGGTCTGGAGTTCAATCGTCGCTGTCATTATGCTCCCGTGGATTATCCTCGATTCACCCGGACACGTGAAGCACGCGAG ACACGCCTCGATACTTCTACGACTGTACACAAAACTATTGGGCATCGAGTGGGAACTCCGGGGTGTGGAGCAGATTGAAAAAGTCGACGCATGTGTGGTCGTGGTGAATCATCAGAGTATATTAGATATTTTAG gattattcaatatttggaCAACGCTGGGCAATTTAGCTGCAGTTGCAAAAAACGCGTTATTCTGGGTTATTCCCTTCGGTCCAATTGCGTGGCTCGCTGGTACAGTATTCATTGAtcgtaaaaatggaaaagcaTCGATGGAAACACTAATCACTGTTGTAGACAAATCCCGGGGTCAAGCT ACGAAGCTGTTAATCTTCCCAGAAGGTAcgaggaataaaaatattttatctaaTGGAATTCAACCGTTTAAAAAAGGCGCCTTCAAGATTGCGATTGATAATCGTTTACCGATTCTACCACTTGTCTTTTCACCTTATTATTTCATCGATGAGAAGACATGCTTTTTTGGGCACG GGAGGGTGATAATCAATGCCCTGGAGCCCATTTCGACGGAGAATCTGGGCCCTCTAGACGTGGAGGAATTGACAAAAAAGACGCACTCAGTAATGCAAAAAGAGTTTGAATCTCTGACGAAAGAAGTGCTGTCAACGGTCCGGCAGGACTACCCAGCAAACGTTCAGTGGCTTCAAGAGCACTTAAAAGCCAGGAATAGCTGA
- the LOC135170333 gene encoding lanC-like protein 3, translating to MFSISRLILSESTRPFHPPIKKSQVRFITNVSAMSKRSRHLPNPYDLTHEPSEVLQTDLQYVREELLPNVEERITQTLKPGEAEAEGELYVGAAGIAYAFYHTSQVAPAPRALRYQQLAQNYLQSAMQAVNRRGKHLNSGFLCGDAGVIAVAAAISATTGDSCQANSLGKLYADLAEICKSPGFLQAGSDEFFVGRAGYLYGAIWLNKTFGREVVPLGVIHQLGETVVLSGQKYSVKFKSPCPLMYSYYGTEYLGAAHGLSSILQVLIQIPNFLDANEEFDRLVHDSVDFLLSLESRSGNYPCALDETGPEARREEDELVHWCHGAPGVVYLLAAAHRRYQDPRYLQACLRAGDLIWQRGLLRKGPGICHGVAGNGYVFLLLHRLTNDPLHLRRAAKFARFLGTNDFKRHARTPDTPFSLYEGLAGTLCFLVDLECPESAAFPFQDPFL from the exons ATGTTCAGTATTTCGCGTTTAATTCTCAGTGAATCAACGCGACCCTTTCACCCTCCGATTAAAAAATCGCAAGTCCGATTTATCACGAACGTCAGTGCGATGTCAAAGAGATCGCGTCACCTCCCTAACCCTTACGACCTCACCCACGAACCCTCGGAAGTGTTGCAAACAGATCTGCAATACGTGCGGGAGGAGTTGTTGCCAAACGTTGAGGAGAGGATAACACAGACGTTGAAGCCGGGGGAAGCGGAGGCCGAGGGGGAGTTGTACGTGGGCGCAGCTGGAATCGCCTACGCATTTTACCACACCAGTCAGGTCGCCCCGGCGCCGCGCGCCCTACGTTACCAGCAGCTGGCACAGAATTACCTGCAGTCGGCAATGCAGGCTGTCAATCGCCGCGGAAAACATTTGAATTCAGGATTTCTCTGCGGTGATGCGGGGGTGATCGCTGTCGCTGCGGCGATATCAGCGACCACCGGTGACAGCTGTCAAGCCAATTCCCTCGGGAAACTTTACGCTGATCTCGCGGAAATTTGTAAATCTCCGGGATTTTTGCAAGCTGGCTCCGATGAATTTTTCGTTGGACGCGCTGGGTATCTGTACGGGGCAATATGGCTGAATAAAACGTTTGGAAGGGAGGTAGTGCCCCTTGGGGTTATTCATCAACTTGGGGAGACTGTTGTACTTTCTGGACAAAAGTACTCGGTCAAGTTCAAAAGCCCTTGTCCACTCATGTATTCTTATTATGGGACTGAGTATCTTGGAGCTGCTCATGGTCTGTCTTCTATTCTTCAAGTTCTCATTCAG ATTCCAAATTTTCTGGACGCGAACGAAGAGTTCGATCGTCTGGTGCATGACTCCGTAGACTTTCTACTGAGCCTGGAGAGCCGATCGGGCAATTACCCCTGCGCCCTAGACGAAACGGGCCCCGAGGCCCGCCGGGAGGAGGACGAACTGGTCCACTGGTGTCACGGTGCCCCGGGCGTTGTATACCTCCTCGCCGCGGCTCACCGGCGCTACCAGGATCCTCGCTACCTCCAAGCATGTCTCCGCGCTGGCGACCTGATATGGCAACGGGGCCTCCTGCGAAAGGGCCCAGGAATCTGTCACGGGGTGGCCGGCAACGGTTACGTTTTTCTGCTCCTCCACCGGCTCACGAACGATCCCCTTCACCTCCGACGAGCGGCTAAATTCGCCCGATTTTTGGGGACAAACGATTTCAAGAGACACGCCCGCACACCCGATACGCCCTTCTCACTCTACGAGGGTCTAGCCGGTACTCTCTGTTTTCTGGTTGACCTTGAGTGTCCAGAGAGCGCCGCCTTTCCCTTCCAAGACCCATTTCTCTAA
- the LOC135170340 gene encoding protein obstructor-E-like, producing MAEIMKISLLVVAVFISTTCTGQLQRQRQTFHQSSQNRQFVQPNQNQRQFGQHNQIEHNGRQSAVSCPEKTGRFPVGSQCDAYIECIEGVGEQKLCPEGLVFNPEAKFNYPCGYPIDVNCDGRPNLQPAQPTEDCPHQYGYFKIGDRQNCGQFMNCADGKGYTFDCPEGLAFNPDSYRCDWPDQVPDCDAEAFLGFNCPQGDNGQFSFETRFFRSPNDCQRYFVCVEGRPRLQNCGEGNAFSELINACDAAENVTGCEPPFRRDDHQTGPQRVNQHSRARFF from the exons ATGGCGGAAATCATGAAGATATCACTCCTGGTCGTTGCTGTATTCATATCAACCACAT GCACTGGACAGCTTCAGCGACAGCGGCAGACGTTCCATCAGAGCAGCCAGAATCGCCAGTTCGTCCAGCCGAATCAGAACCAGCGACAGTTTGGTCAGCACAATCAGATTGAACATAATGGGAGACAATCGGCGGTGTCTTGTCCGGAGAAGACTGGACGATTTCCAGTTGGGTCCCAGTGTGATGCCTACATTGAGTGCATTGAGGGAGTTGGAGAGCAGAAGCTCTGTCCCGAGGGACTTGTGTTCAACCCAGAAGCCAAGTTCAACTATCCCTGCGGATATCCGATCGATGTAAACTGCGATGGTCGTCCCAATCTTC aACCAGCTCAACCCACCGAGGACTGTCCCCACCAATATGGCTACTTTAAAATTGGTGATCGTCAGAATTGCGGTCAATTCATGAACTGCGCTGATGGTAAAGGCTACACATTCGATTGTCCAGAAGGTCTGGCTTTTAATCCAGACTCCTATCGCTGCGACTGGCCTGATCAGGTGCCCGACTGTGACGCCGAAG CCTTCCTGGGATTCAATTGTCCTCAGGGGGACAACGGACAATTCTCCTTTGAAACGAGATTCTTCAGAAGCCCCAACGATTGCCAGCGCTACTTCGTCTGCGTCGAGGGTCGCCCCAGGCTTCAAAATTGCGGCGAGGGGAATGCATTCAGTGAATTGATAAATGCATGTGATGCCGCTGAGAATGTCACCGgatg TGAACCCCCTTTCCGTCGTGACGATCACCAAACGGGCCCCCAGCGTGTAAACCAGCATTCGAGGGCCCGATTCTTCTGA